The Roseofilum reptotaenium CS-1145 genome contains a region encoding:
- the tsaD gene encoding tRNA (adenosine(37)-N6)-threonylcarbamoyltransferase complex transferase subunit TsaD: MATILAIETSCDETSVAIVKNCNVLSNFVASQMAEHGQYGGVVPEVASRCHLETVNEAIAAALEEAELSWSEIDAIAATCAPGLVGALLVGLTAAKTLALLHNKPFIGVHHLEGHIYASYLTNPDLKPPFLCLLVSGGHTSVIQVHECGQYTTLGRTRDDAAGEAFDKVARLLGLGYPGGPIIDQLAKTGNPQAFSLPEGRISLPKGGYHPYDCSFSGLKTAVMRLVNQLKASDPNLPIADLAASFQETVAKALTKRAVKAALDYNLSTIAIGGGVAANRGLRQLLKSAGEEHNLEVLFPPMKYCTDNAAMIACAAAAHWEVGDHSPLTLGVQSRMDLSKLQTLYTATR; the protein is encoded by the coding sequence ATGGCAACGATTCTAGCTATTGAAACAAGTTGTGACGAAACTTCTGTAGCAATTGTAAAAAATTGTAACGTTCTGAGTAATTTTGTCGCTTCACAGATGGCCGAGCATGGCCAGTATGGGGGAGTTGTGCCAGAAGTGGCCTCTCGCTGTCATCTAGAAACGGTGAATGAGGCGATCGCCGCAGCCCTAGAAGAGGCTGAACTGTCTTGGTCAGAAATTGATGCGATCGCCGCCACTTGTGCCCCAGGTTTAGTCGGAGCCTTATTAGTAGGCCTTACGGCAGCTAAAACCCTAGCCCTTCTGCACAACAAACCCTTTATTGGCGTTCACCACCTCGAAGGCCATATCTACGCCTCCTATCTCACCAACCCCGACTTAAAACCCCCTTTCCTCTGTCTGCTCGTTTCTGGAGGTCACACCAGCGTGATCCAGGTTCACGAATGCGGCCAGTATACGACCCTGGGAAGAACCCGCGATGATGCGGCTGGAGAAGCCTTTGATAAAGTCGCCCGTTTGTTGGGACTCGGCTATCCTGGAGGCCCCATTATTGACCAATTGGCTAAAACAGGTAATCCGCAAGCTTTTTCCCTACCAGAAGGCAGAATTTCCTTACCCAAAGGAGGATATCATCCCTATGACTGTAGCTTCAGTGGGTTAAAAACGGCGGTGATGCGCCTGGTGAATCAACTCAAGGCTTCCGATCCTAATTTACCCATTGCTGACCTAGCGGCGAGTTTCCAAGAAACAGTCGCTAAAGCACTGACGAAACGGGCAGTTAAAGCTGCTCTTGACTATAATTTATCGACGATCGCCATTGGTGGAGGAGTGGCGGCAAATCGGGGATTACGCCAACTCCTCAAGAGTGCTGGAGAGGAGCATAATCTAGAGGTGCTATTTCCACCGATGAAATATTGTACTGATAATGCGGCAATGATTGCATGTGCAGCGGCTGCCCATTGGGAAGTCGGCGATCACTCTCCCTTAACTTTAGGGGTACAGTCGCGGATGGATTTATCTAAACTCCAAACCCTCTATACCGCTACTCGGTAG
- a CDS encoding alpha/beta fold hydrolase, whose amino-acid sequence MAKIDILGVSHTYELTAPKPAKPTLVFVHGWLLSRAYWRPLVDQLRSHYQCLAYDLRGFGESDTRPRSPIYEGELILGYTPSDYAKDLGILLDQLEIEKAWLMGHSLGGTVCLWAASQLGDRIEGVICLNSGGGIYLKEEFERFRSAGAQLVKRRPRWLADMPLLDWLFTRSQVSQPLSRGWGKQRLVDFVSAQYEAALGALLDSTTEEQVHRLPQLVVHLQQPVYFIAGAEDKVMEPRYVRHLASFHQLFRSGSDNVVEIPNCGHFSMLEATDQVVEQIDRLIQTEEVGDRMAS is encoded by the coding sequence ATGGCAAAAATCGATATCCTTGGCGTTTCCCATACTTATGAATTAACTGCACCTAAACCGGCAAAGCCAACGTTGGTGTTTGTTCATGGCTGGTTGTTGAGTCGGGCCTATTGGCGGCCTTTGGTTGATCAACTGCGATCGCACTATCAATGTTTGGCCTATGATTTGCGTGGCTTTGGTGAATCAGATACTAGACCTCGTTCACCGATATATGAGGGTGAACTAATTTTGGGATATACTCCCAGCGATTATGCAAAGGATTTGGGTATTCTTCTGGATCAATTGGAGATTGAGAAGGCTTGGCTGATGGGCCATTCCCTGGGGGGTACGGTGTGCCTATGGGCGGCTTCTCAGTTGGGCGATCGCATTGAAGGGGTGATTTGCCTCAATTCTGGGGGCGGTATTTACTTAAAAGAGGAGTTTGAGCGATTCCGCTCTGCTGGGGCCCAATTGGTAAAAAGGCGGCCTCGGTGGTTGGCGGATATGCCTTTGCTCGATTGGCTCTTTACTCGCTCTCAGGTATCTCAACCTCTATCGAGAGGTTGGGGAAAACAACGGTTAGTTGATTTTGTCAGCGCCCAATATGAAGCTGCATTAGGCGCTTTGTTAGACTCGACTACAGAGGAGCAAGTTCACCGTTTACCCCAGTTGGTGGTTCATCTGCAACAGCCCGTTTATTTTATTGCCGGAGCTGAGGATAAGGTGATGGAACCTCGCTATGTGAGACATTTAGCCAGTTTTCATCAATTGTTTCGCTCTGGATCTGACAATGTGGTGGAAATTCCCAATTGTGGGCATTTTTCAATGCTGGAAGCAACCGATCAGGTCGTGGAGCAGATTGATCGCTTGATTCAGACTGAGGAAGTTGGCGATCGCATGGCGAGTTAA
- a CDS encoding agmatine deiminase family protein codes for MKRRFFLQLMATLSGSIALGKNMTGCSAVSSPVSPTPTPSMSSNSSFFMPDEGEPHLCTWMAFSASPDIWGREDFRYVQDDLARIAKAIAQYEPVKMLVREEDYEIALAKCGSDVELIITELDDLWMRDTGPVFVVDQKGQKAGIDFNFNGWGNKQYHDRDAQVAEFVAQQAGVPIINTELVFEGGGIEVDGQGNAIITESCIINDNRNPGWSKEDCEMELKALLGLRKIIWLPGIRGADITDGHTDFYARFARPGVVIAGYDPNPDSPDHEVTERHLEILESETDADGNELEVVVLEAPTKIREGYDWDDFAAGYINFYVVNGAVIIPEFGDRQADRKAKETLEELFGDRDIVQLNIDNIAAGGGGIHCTTQQEPLVEKS; via the coding sequence ATCAAAAGACGCTTCTTTCTCCAACTCATGGCAACCCTATCTGGTTCTATTGCCCTGGGAAAAAATATGACCGGTTGTTCGGCAGTCAGTTCTCCAGTTTCCCCTACTCCTACCCCTTCTATGAGTTCCAATTCTTCTTTTTTCATGCCCGATGAAGGCGAACCTCATTTATGTACTTGGATGGCGTTTAGTGCCAGCCCAGATATCTGGGGACGGGAAGATTTTCGCTATGTCCAGGACGATCTAGCCAGAATTGCCAAAGCGATCGCCCAATACGAGCCGGTGAAAATGTTAGTTCGAGAAGAAGATTATGAGATTGCTTTGGCTAAATGTGGCTCGGATGTGGAGTTAATTATTACTGAATTGGACGACCTCTGGATGAGAGATACGGGACCGGTTTTTGTCGTCGATCAAAAGGGTCAAAAAGCAGGGATTGATTTTAATTTTAATGGTTGGGGCAATAAACAATACCACGATCGCGATGCGCAAGTTGCAGAATTTGTTGCTCAACAAGCCGGAGTTCCCATCATCAACACAGAACTGGTGTTTGAAGGTGGAGGAATTGAAGTTGATGGTCAGGGCAATGCAATCATCACCGAAAGTTGTATTATTAACGATAATCGCAATCCAGGCTGGAGCAAAGAGGATTGCGAAATGGAATTAAAAGCCTTATTGGGACTGCGTAAAATTATATGGCTTCCCGGTATTCGAGGGGCGGATATTACGGATGGGCATACGGATTTTTATGCTCGTTTTGCTCGTCCCGGAGTCGTGATTGCCGGTTACGATCCCAACCCAGACTCTCCCGACCATGAGGTAACCGAACGGCATTTAGAAATCCTGGAATCAGAAACAGATGCGGATGGAAATGAGCTAGAAGTGGTGGTTCTGGAAGCGCCAACAAAAATTAGAGAGGGATACGATTGGGATGACTTTGCGGCCGGATATATTAACTTTTACGTGGTCAATGGTGCGGTGATTATCCCTGAATTTGGCGATCGCCAAGCAGATCGCAAGGCGAAGGAAACGTTGGAAGAGTTGTTCGGCGATCGGGATATCGTACAACTCAACATCGATAATATTGCCGCTGGAGGCGGGGGAATTCACTGCACGACTCAGCAAGAACCTTTGGTTGAAAAAAGCTAA
- the psaJ gene encoding photosystem I reaction center subunit IX translates to MEGLLKYLSTAPVLIMLLLTVTAGILIEFNRFYPDLLFHPM, encoded by the coding sequence ATGGAAGGTTTACTTAAGTATCTGTCCACAGCTCCAGTTTTGATTATGTTATTGCTAACAGTCACGGCTGGAATTTTAATCGAATTTAACCGTTTTTACCCCGACTTACTTTTTCATCCGATGTAA
- a CDS encoding GNAT family N-acetyltransferase, with protein MGFWKSLFSSSDTPITTSPVKALEDFATLDIKSDSGKISRIVFSTNRNIDLYELEELCDAVGWSRRPLRKVKKAIEHSFLVISMWDLRGNHRRLIGFARATSDHAFNATLWDVVVHPTFQGKGLGKALMKHTIKKLRSEDISNITLFADPHVVEFYRSLGFLQDPEGIKGMFWYPN; from the coding sequence ATGGGTTTTTGGAAAAGCTTGTTTAGCAGCTCGGATACTCCGATAACAACCAGTCCAGTGAAAGCACTGGAAGATTTTGCTACGCTGGATATTAAGAGCGATTCGGGCAAAATCTCCCGTATTGTGTTTAGCACAAATCGGAACATCGACCTATATGAACTCGAAGAGCTATGTGATGCGGTGGGTTGGTCTCGCCGTCCTTTGCGGAAAGTCAAAAAAGCGATCGAACACAGCTTTCTGGTCATTTCGATGTGGGACTTACGAGGCAACCATCGTCGCTTGATTGGCTTTGCTAGAGCAACCTCGGATCATGCCTTTAATGCGACTCTCTGGGATGTCGTCGTTCATCCAACCTTCCAAGGTAAAGGTCTGGGCAAAGCCTTGATGAAACATACGATTAAGAAACTCCGCAGTGAAGATATTAGTAACATTACCTTGTTTGCTGATCCTCATGTGGTTGAATTTTACCGCAGCCTGGGTTTTCTCCAAGATCCAGAAGGCATTAAAGGGATGTTTTGGTATCCAAACTAA
- the thiD gene encoding bifunctional hydroxymethylpyrimidine kinase/phosphomethylpyrimidine kinase, with protein MNSNIPVVLTIAGSDSGGGAGIQADLRTLAFHCVHGASALTCVTAQNTLAVNRVDALPPEAVVAQLEAVVGDIGVQAVKTGMLLNAEIMQVVSNSLRSLDLRPLVVDPVMVSRSGDRLIDHQAVETLQQELIPQATVVTPNRYEAELLTGVEINSIENMKEAAETLKWQSGVQAVLIKGGGMTGELRGVDVLLDDREITVLETECIDTSNTHGTGCTLSAAIAANLATGHSVSDAVRQAKNYVTAALKWSLDIGQGTGPVGHFFPLCLN; from the coding sequence ATGAACTCTAACATCCCGGTTGTACTAACGATCGCCGGATCGGATAGTGGAGGAGGTGCAGGTATTCAGGCTGATTTACGCACTTTGGCGTTTCACTGTGTCCATGGTGCGTCAGCTCTCACCTGTGTCACAGCCCAAAATACCTTAGCAGTTAACCGGGTGGATGCTTTGCCTCCAGAAGCAGTGGTTGCTCAACTGGAGGCAGTGGTTGGGGATATTGGGGTTCAGGCAGTGAAGACGGGGATGTTACTGAATGCTGAAATTATGCAGGTAGTGAGCAATAGCCTGCGATCGCTAGATCTACGTCCCCTCGTGGTCGATCCGGTTATGGTTTCCCGTAGTGGGGACCGGCTGATCGATCATCAAGCTGTGGAAACTTTGCAACAGGAACTGATCCCCCAAGCGACTGTGGTCACTCCAAACCGCTATGAAGCCGAGTTGCTAACCGGTGTAGAAATCAACTCTATAGAGAACATGAAGGAAGCAGCCGAAACCCTGAAGTGGCAGTCTGGAGTGCAGGCAGTTTTGATTAAAGGAGGTGGAATGACTGGAGAATTACGGGGGGTAGATGTGCTACTTGACGATCGGGAAATCACAGTGCTGGAAACCGAATGTATCGATACCTCTAATACCCATGGAACGGGATGTACCCTTTCGGCGGCGATCGCTGCTAATCTAGCCACAGGGCATTCGGTCTCAGATGCTGTCCGTCAAGCGAAAAACTACGTTACCGCAGCCCTGAAATGGAGTTTAGATATCGGTCAGGGAACTGGCCCGGTGGGTCATTTCTTTCCTCTTTGCCTGAATTAA
- a CDS encoding HepT-like ribonuclease domain-containing protein, which translates to MADRDRETLFDIQRAAAKINQFKQGFNRQSFLADDRTQSAIVFQLLIIGEATKRLSISLRQKYPQIPWSLMAGMRDNLIHEYDNIDIEEVWRTAESDIPNLLIALQPIIDEF; encoded by the coding sequence ATGGCAGATAGAGACCGAGAAACGCTTTTCGATATTCAACGAGCGGCGGCAAAAATTAATCAATTTAAACAAGGCTTCAATCGACAAAGTTTTTTGGCAGATGATAGGACTCAATCCGCCATCGTTTTTCAACTGCTAATTATCGGTGAAGCAACTAAACGGTTATCGATATCTCTACGCCAAAAATATCCACAAATTCCTTGGTCATTGATGGCAGGGATGCGAGATAATTTAATCCATGAATATGATAATATTGATATTGAAGAAGTTTGGAGAACGGCTGAGAGTGATATTCCCAATCTCCTAATTGCTCTACAGCCTATTATTGACGAATTTTAA
- a CDS encoding DNA-methyltransferase, protein MISQETNFPIDLESLDSCRVYRTNKGAAFCGDSLELLKKLPDESVNLVMTSPPFALQRKKEYGNKNQSEYIDWLADFARLVYQKLKSDGSFVLDLGGAYEKGKPVRSLYNFRIPIYFCDEIDFLLAEDFYWFNPSKLPSPIEWVNKRKIRAKDSVNTVWWFSKSEFPKSDVTKVLTEYSPRMKKLLEDPEKFYDPKKRPSGHDISTSFGKNNGGAIPSNLLQIPNSESNSQYLRGCKALGLKPHPARFPGKLPEFFIRLLTEPGDLVVDIFAGSNTTGFVAEQENRYWIAFEQEIEYLATSCFRFMQEDMDEGTLKAWHQDIVRGHCVDFSFGRLCETNSVKTQ, encoded by the coding sequence TTGATTAGCCAAGAGACTAATTTTCCTATAGACCTTGAAAGCCTTGACTCTTGTCGAGTCTATCGGACAAACAAGGGTGCAGCCTTCTGTGGTGATTCTTTAGAACTTCTGAAGAAGCTACCTGATGAGAGTGTTAATTTGGTAATGACGAGTCCGCCTTTTGCACTTCAAAGAAAGAAAGAATACGGAAATAAAAATCAGAGTGAATATATTGATTGGTTAGCTGATTTTGCGCGATTAGTCTATCAAAAATTGAAAAGCGATGGTAGTTTTGTTCTCGATTTAGGGGGTGCTTATGAAAAGGGGAAGCCAGTTAGGAGCCTCTACAATTTCAGAATCCCTATTTATTTTTGTGATGAGATAGACTTTCTTTTGGCTGAAGATTTTTACTGGTTTAATCCGTCAAAGCTTCCCAGTCCGATTGAGTGGGTTAACAAAAGAAAAATCAGAGCAAAAGATTCAGTGAATACGGTTTGGTGGTTCAGTAAATCGGAATTTCCTAAGTCAGATGTGACCAAAGTTTTGACAGAATATAGTCCAAGAATGAAAAAGCTCTTAGAAGACCCGGAAAAGTTTTACGATCCTAAAAAGCGCCCCTCCGGTCATGATATCAGTACGAGCTTTGGCAAAAATAACGGAGGAGCCATCCCTTCTAATTTGCTGCAAATTCCCAACTCTGAGTCAAACAGTCAGTATCTTAGAGGATGCAAAGCTCTTGGTTTAAAACCTCACCCAGCCAGGTTTCCAGGAAAACTCCCAGAGTTTTTTATTCGTCTGTTAACCGAACCTGGGGATCTGGTGGTTGATATCTTTGCTGGATCGAATACTACCGGATTTGTTGCCGAACAAGAAAATCGTTATTGGATTGCTTTTGAACAAGAGATTGAGTACTTAGCTACATCGTGTTTCAGGTTTATGCAAGAGGATATGGATGAAGGGACATTGAAGGCTTGGCATCAAGACATCGTGCGTGGTCATTGTGTTGACTTTTCATTTGGGAGGCTTTGTGAGACGAATTCTGTAAAGACTCAATGA
- a CDS encoding cell division protein FtsQ/DivIB: protein MTIIQPISKQELIERRKQLRQRQRLKVLQTLWQTVAVGAIAYGGGWLLTQPNWAIREPEQVVITGNELVTTEALREILPIQYPQLVFRLQPDKIAQTLKAKGPVAQARVTRQLFPLRLTIEVSERFPVAIAIESRQSQTVGLIDEQGIWMPMENYTELTSFPLPTLKIIGPLVHYQSYWPQAYTALKESPVQITELNWEDPKNLILTTELGQVHLGVYTPQFSKQLQVLDQMRQLPQQLDPRQMNYIDLRNPDAPSIEMKSSSTPFNPKF, encoded by the coding sequence ATGACCATTATTCAACCGATTTCTAAACAGGAATTAATCGAAAGACGCAAACAACTCCGCCAGAGACAACGGTTGAAGGTGCTGCAAACCCTTTGGCAAACGGTGGCTGTTGGGGCGATCGCCTATGGAGGAGGATGGTTACTGACTCAGCCCAATTGGGCGATCCGCGAGCCGGAACAAGTGGTGATTACGGGCAATGAATTGGTAACCACGGAAGCCTTACGAGAGATTTTACCGATTCAGTATCCCCAATTGGTCTTTCGACTCCAACCGGATAAAATTGCCCAGACCTTGAAAGCAAAAGGACCTGTTGCTCAAGCACGAGTGACTCGGCAGTTGTTTCCCCTCAGATTAACCATTGAAGTCAGTGAACGGTTTCCCGTGGCGATCGCGATCGAGTCTCGACAAAGCCAAACTGTAGGCTTAATTGATGAACAAGGAATCTGGATGCCGATGGAGAACTACACCGAGTTAACGTCGTTTCCCCTTCCTACCCTAAAAATCATTGGCCCGCTCGTCCATTATCAGTCCTACTGGCCCCAAGCTTATACTGCACTCAAGGAATCTCCCGTTCAAATTACCGAGCTGAACTGGGAAGATCCCAAAAACCTAATCCTCACCACGGAACTAGGACAAGTGCATCTGGGAGTCTATACGCCCCAATTCTCTAAGCAATTGCAAGTTCTCGATCAAATGCGACAGCTCCCTCAACAGCTCGATCCTCGGCAAATGAACTATATCGATCTGAGAAATCCAGACGCTCCCTCAATTGAGATGAAATCTTCATCAACTCCATTTAACCCTAAATTTTAG
- a CDS encoding S8 family peptidase, whose translation MKKFLLLCLFIFTLGFALFKAEGLATQGNYQSIILDFREERANQIPEWVQTLTQDYGTVPRLNSEFSLQDHVYVLEGDRLLLEQLQESNLKDYTESIEPNYIYQATEIPNDPDYAKQWNLRSINMESAWDDTKGHGITVAVIDTGITKVPDLKDTKFTQGYDFVNDRIEANDDAGHGTHVAGTIAQSTNNGYGVAGIAYEAKLMPLKVLSASGGGTVADIAEAIKFAADHEADVINLSLGGAGESNLLKEAIDYAYDKGVVVVAAAGNSNQNAASYPARYPHAIGVSALDPSGVKAPYSNFGAGVDLSAPGGSEAGKILQNTIDPQTGKPVFEGYQGTSMAAPHVAGVAALIKSVGVEDPEDVLKILKESSRSVEEDPLNHFGAGQLDAGAAVKLAVKGQITFKDFFRWLRDNGYLNPRFWIDGGAIALMPKIAMVLGSYLLAWLLRNYFPFAWSGSLSMGLVAGSTGVFFLRGLYLFDIPQWPFRMMGSSIAEWGNVISGSPLLNPIFASVLIPLILVIGLLGHPSGKWLAIGISLGFASFLAISAITDPAMLWLGSGWVAQLFLGVNALLCFALARLAMTGEGKTA comes from the coding sequence ATGAAAAAATTTCTACTCCTCTGCTTATTTATTTTTACATTAGGGTTTGCCCTATTCAAGGCTGAAGGATTGGCCACTCAAGGAAACTATCAATCTATTATCCTTGATTTTCGCGAAGAGCGAGCTAACCAAATCCCAGAATGGGTGCAAACCCTCACTCAAGACTATGGTACGGTTCCTCGGCTCAATAGTGAATTTTCTCTCCAGGATCATGTTTATGTGCTGGAGGGCGATCGCCTGTTGTTAGAGCAACTGCAAGAAAGCAATCTTAAGGACTATACCGAAAGTATTGAACCCAACTATATTTATCAAGCGACTGAAATCCCCAACGATCCGGATTATGCTAAACAGTGGAATCTGCGAAGCATCAATATGGAATCCGCTTGGGATGATACGAAAGGCCATGGGATAACGGTGGCCGTGATTGATACCGGAATTACGAAAGTGCCGGATCTCAAGGATACAAAATTTACTCAAGGCTATGATTTTGTAAACGATCGCATCGAAGCCAATGATGATGCCGGTCATGGAACCCATGTAGCGGGAACGATTGCCCAATCGACGAATAATGGATATGGAGTGGCTGGAATCGCCTATGAAGCCAAGTTAATGCCCCTGAAAGTATTAAGTGCCAGTGGTGGTGGGACGGTAGCTGATATTGCCGAAGCGATTAAGTTTGCAGCCGATCATGAGGCGGATGTGATTAACCTCAGTTTGGGGGGAGCAGGTGAAAGTAATTTGCTCAAAGAAGCGATCGATTATGCCTATGACAAAGGTGTAGTTGTCGTCGCAGCGGCCGGAAATTCTAATCAAAATGCCGCCAGTTATCCGGCTCGCTATCCCCATGCGATCGGGGTTTCTGCCCTCGATCCCTCTGGAGTCAAAGCTCCCTATTCTAACTTTGGGGCTGGGGTAGACCTGTCGGCTCCCGGAGGTTCGGAAGCGGGTAAGATTCTGCAAAATACCATCGATCCCCAAACTGGAAAACCGGTTTTTGAAGGTTATCAAGGAACTAGCATGGCTGCGCCCCATGTGGCCGGAGTTGCGGCTTTAATTAAGTCGGTAGGTGTAGAAGACCCCGAAGATGTGCTAAAAATCCTCAAAGAATCCTCTCGCAGTGTAGAAGAAGACCCCCTCAATCATTTTGGTGCAGGTCAATTGGATGCAGGTGCAGCGGTTAAACTAGCTGTAAAAGGTCAAATTACGTTCAAAGACTTCTTCCGTTGGCTGCGCGATAATGGCTATCTGAATCCTCGCTTCTGGATCGATGGTGGTGCGATCGCCTTAATGCCGAAAATTGCCATGGTACTGGGTTCCTATCTCCTTGCTTGGCTCTTACGGAACTATTTCCCCTTTGCTTGGAGTGGTTCGTTAAGCATGGGTTTAGTTGCTGGAAGTACGGGCGTATTTTTCCTCAGAGGATTGTATCTCTTTGATATTCCCCAATGGCCGTTCCGGATGATGGGCAGTTCGATCGCTGAATGGGGCAATGTGATTAGCGGGAGTCCCTTACTTAACCCTATTTTCGCTAGTGTTTTGATTCCCCTAATCTTGGTGATTGGGCTGTTGGGACATCCCTCTGGAAAATGGCTGGCGATCGGGATAAGCTTAGGATTTGCCAGTTTCCTCGCCATCAGCGCCATTACTGACCCGGCAATGCTTTGGCTCGGATCGGGTTGGGTGGCTCAACTGTTCCTAGGGGTAAACGCACTGTTGTGTTTTGCCCTTGCTCGTTTAGCCATGACTGGAGAAGGAAAAACCGCATGA
- a CDS encoding Photosystem I reaction center subunit III, which translates to MRRLLVLVLMCCLWLGFVPPASADLANLVPCSESPAFLQRAKAARATTDDPQSGAKRFERYSEALCGDDGLPHLVVDGRLDHAGDFIIPSLLFLYIAGWIGWVGRAYLITIRGEKNAEEKEVVIDVPLAIKLMISGFAWPLVAAKDMMSGEMFANDNEITVSPR; encoded by the coding sequence ATGCGACGATTGCTTGTTCTAGTTTTAATGTGTTGTTTGTGGCTGGGCTTTGTTCCCCCCGCTTCTGCGGATTTAGCAAACTTGGTTCCCTGTAGTGAATCTCCCGCTTTTCTGCAACGGGCTAAAGCAGCTAGAGCCACCACCGATGATCCCCAATCTGGGGCCAAACGATTTGAGCGCTATTCTGAAGCCCTCTGTGGTGACGATGGCCTTCCCCACCTGGTGGTTGATGGTCGTCTCGACCATGCTGGAGACTTCATTATCCCCAGCTTACTCTTTCTTTATATTGCCGGTTGGATTGGTTGGGTAGGTCGTGCTTACCTAATAACTATCCGTGGCGAGAAAAATGCTGAAGAGAAAGAAGTGGTTATCGATGTTCCTCTAGCGATTAAATTAATGATCTCTGGCTTTGCTTGGCCTCTGGTCGCAGCCAAAGACATGATGAGCGGAGAAATGTTCGCCAACGATAACGAAATTACGGTTTCACCCCGTTAA
- the ftsZ gene encoding cell division protein FtsZ produces the protein MTPPNQMLGNVPLNSNRDSQSNASTAVDSGNPFKNAGVSSSNFKGHQQMVSDEDQHQNIIPSSVAKIKVIGVGGGGGNAVNRMVINEVSGVEFWSINTDAQALVSSAALNRLQIGQKLTRGLGAGGNPAIGQKAAEESRDELATALEGSDLVFITSGMGGGTGTGASAVVAEVAKEVGALTVGVVTRPFMFEGRRRMSQAEQGIEALKSRVDTLIIIPNDKLLSVVSEQMPMQEAFTVADDILRQGVQGIADIITVPGLVNVDFADVRAVMADAGSALMGIGGGSGKSRAREAAISAISSPLLESSIDGAKGVVLNITGGSDLTLFEVNAAAEVIYEAVDPNANIIFGAVIDERLQGEIRITVIATGFTGESQPSNTVQQQRPNPNVYQSSFTSTPAPAAAPPPDSSPVNPQAQPKGLDIPDFLQRRRPPRN, from the coding sequence ATGACACCTCCCAATCAGATGCTGGGGAATGTCCCCCTCAACTCTAACCGCGATAGTCAATCTAATGCTTCGACGGCAGTCGATTCAGGGAATCCGTTTAAGAATGCTGGAGTCTCGTCTTCTAATTTTAAAGGGCATCAACAGATGGTAAGTGATGAGGATCAACACCAAAATATTATCCCCAGTAGTGTGGCCAAAATAAAAGTGATTGGTGTCGGGGGGGGCGGCGGTAATGCGGTCAACCGCATGGTCATTAATGAAGTGTCAGGGGTTGAGTTTTGGTCAATTAATACAGATGCTCAAGCGTTGGTCAGTTCAGCCGCCCTGAATCGACTGCAAATTGGTCAAAAGTTAACCCGTGGATTGGGTGCAGGAGGAAATCCGGCGATCGGACAAAAGGCCGCGGAAGAATCCCGTGATGAACTGGCGACGGCTCTAGAAGGCTCGGATTTGGTGTTTATTACGTCTGGCATGGGAGGCGGTACGGGTACAGGTGCTTCGGCTGTGGTGGCAGAAGTAGCCAAAGAGGTCGGGGCACTAACTGTGGGTGTGGTGACTCGCCCCTTTATGTTTGAAGGTCGGCGACGCATGAGTCAAGCGGAGCAGGGGATTGAAGCCCTCAAGAGTCGGGTGGATACTTTGATTATTATCCCGAATGATAAGTTGTTGTCGGTGGTTTCGGAACAAATGCCGATGCAGGAAGCGTTTACGGTAGCCGATGATATTCTGCGTCAAGGGGTACAAGGAATTGCAGATATTATTACAGTTCCGGGGCTGGTGAATGTGGATTTTGCGGATGTCAGAGCGGTGATGGCGGATGCAGGATCGGCGCTGATGGGTATTGGTGGCGGCTCTGGGAAGTCGAGAGCGAGAGAGGCGGCGATCTCCGCTATCTCCTCTCCTTTACTTGAGTCTTCCATTGATGGCGCGAAAGGTGTGGTGCTCAATATTACGGGCGGTAGTGACCTGACCTTATTTGAGGTGAATGCGGCGGCTGAAGTGATTTACGAAGCAGTTGATCCCAATGCCAATATTATTTTTGGAGCGGTAATTGATGAGAGACTGCAAGGGGAAATCCGAATTACGGTGATTGCAACTGGCTTTACGGGAGAATCCCAGCCGTCTAACACGGTACAACAGCAGCGCCCCAATCCCAATGTCTATCAATCCTCGTTTACCTCTACTCCTGCCCCTGCTGCTGCTCCTCCTCCGGATTCCTCTCCTGTGAATCCCCAAGCTCAACCGAAAGGGTTGGATATTCCTGATTTCCTCCAACGTCGCCGTCCACCGAGAAACTAA